The proteins below are encoded in one region of Sphingomonas sp.:
- a CDS encoding VirB3 family type IV secretion system protein, with translation METLDPGAAIPGYFAPVHRALTEQILLGGAPRSVAIVNGTLAGAVGLGLRLWLVGLLIWAVGHAAAVWAARRDPQFLEVGRRHMRYPAFLRA, from the coding sequence ATGGAAACGCTCGATCCCGGCGCGGCCATTCCCGGCTATTTCGCGCCCGTCCACCGCGCGCTGACCGAGCAGATCCTGCTCGGCGGAGCGCCGCGCTCGGTTGCGATCGTCAACGGCACGCTGGCAGGTGCGGTCGGGCTGGGGCTGCGGCTGTGGCTGGTCGGACTGCTCATCTGGGCAGTCGGCCATGCGGCAGCCGTCTGGGCAGCGCGCCGGGATCCCCAGTTCCTCGAAGTCGGCCGGCGCCATATGCGCTACCCCGCCTTCCTGCGCGCGTGA